Proteins encoded by one window of Chondromyces crocatus:
- a CDS encoding response regulator, translating to MSERLLNILLIEDDEVDVMNVQRAFKRNKISNPLWIAGNGLEGLEVLRGDQMPKERRLVLLDLNMPKMNGIEFLRALRADPELASTSVVVLTTSNDDRDKVEAYNLNVAGYLLKPVTFISFVELMAALNKYWTLVELP from the coding sequence ATGAGCGAGCGCCTGTTGAACATCTTGCTGATCGAGGACGACGAGGTCGACGTGATGAACGTCCAGAGGGCGTTCAAGCGGAACAAGATCTCGAACCCGCTATGGATCGCCGGCAATGGCCTCGAGGGGCTGGAAGTGCTGCGCGGGGACCAGATGCCCAAGGAGCGACGGCTCGTCCTGCTCGATCTCAACATGCCGAAGATGAACGGCATCGAGTTCCTCCGCGCGCTGCGCGCGGACCCGGAGCTCGCCTCGACGTCGGTCGTGGTGCTGACGACGTCGAACGACGATCGCGACAAGGTGGAGGCGTACAACCTCAACGTCGCTGGCTACCTCTTGAAGCCCGTCACCTTCATCAGCTTCGTGGAGCTGATGGCGGCGCTGAACAAGTACTGGACGCTCGTGGAACTGCCCTGA
- a CDS encoding hybrid sensor histidine kinase/response regulator: protein METPDPLQILVVDDDDVDRLAVLRTLRKAGIEAAVVEAAGASEAFAALRGRSFDCVLLDYRLPGTDGLEVLQEVRGAGDDTPIVMLTGQGDEQTAVDIMKAGAADYISKASLSPERLGQSLRHAVRVSRAERETATAQQALERHAQKLRELTEASLSLHGAASLEAILVSLVERARTLVGTQQAAVGLLPLGVSSAADGGRVAAWSAPAPIGGEVSIPPAFHELILEAGGPVRMTRQQLEAHPLAPELLGGVDVSVAEGVAIVPLVGQDGHDLGLLLLTDKQRGTLDAQDEALLVQLARMASIAIENRLLVDLLERERQRAEEANNAKDEFLAIVSHELRTPLNAIMGWIRMLHTGMLPPEKRTRALEAVDRNARAQAQLVEDLLDVSRVISGKLRLDVRSMDLRRAVEGALDVVRPSLDAKSLQLSVHIDDEVPEIQGDPDRLQQVVWNLLTNAAKFTPASGAIQVRVSTCPEAVMLQVVDSGRGIAAEFLPHVFERFRQADGSATRAHGGLGLGLSIVRHIVELHGGTIRAESAGEGAGATFTVTLPLRRPEAPSSPLVRSSDPAPPNLPTSALIAGLHVLLAEDDVDAREIMLAVFTQNGARVTAVATAAEALRALEIERYDLLMSDIGMPGADGYSLMRRVRTLAPERGGRTPAVALTAFAGIDDRRRARAAGFDAYLTKPVDTLELVALVAKLAKPRA from the coding sequence ATGGAAACGCCCGACCCACTGCAGATTCTGGTCGTCGACGACGACGACGTCGATCGGCTCGCCGTGCTGCGGACCCTGCGCAAAGCAGGAATCGAGGCGGCGGTGGTGGAGGCGGCGGGCGCGTCGGAGGCATTCGCCGCCCTGAGGGGGCGCTCGTTCGACTGCGTGCTGCTCGATTACCGACTGCCCGGGACCGACGGCCTGGAGGTGCTCCAGGAGGTGCGCGGTGCCGGGGACGACACGCCCATCGTGATGCTGACCGGGCAAGGCGACGAGCAGACGGCGGTCGACATCATGAAGGCCGGCGCGGCCGACTACATCTCGAAGGCGTCGCTGTCGCCAGAGCGGCTCGGCCAGAGCCTGCGGCACGCGGTGCGGGTGTCGCGCGCCGAGCGCGAGACGGCCACCGCGCAGCAGGCGCTGGAGCGGCACGCACAGAAGCTCCGAGAGCTGACGGAGGCGTCGCTCTCGCTGCACGGCGCTGCGTCGCTGGAGGCGATCCTGGTCTCGCTCGTGGAGCGCGCGCGGACCCTGGTGGGGACACAGCAGGCAGCGGTGGGGCTGCTCCCGCTGGGCGTCTCCTCGGCCGCCGACGGGGGGCGGGTCGCCGCGTGGTCGGCGCCGGCGCCGATCGGGGGCGAGGTGTCGATCCCCCCCGCGTTCCACGAGCTCATCCTCGAGGCAGGGGGGCCCGTGCGCATGACGCGGCAGCAGCTCGAGGCGCACCCCCTCGCCCCCGAGCTGCTCGGAGGCGTCGACGTCTCCGTCGCCGAGGGGGTGGCGATCGTGCCGCTCGTGGGGCAGGACGGGCACGATCTGGGCTTGCTCCTCCTGACGGACAAGCAGAGAGGCACGCTCGATGCGCAGGACGAGGCGCTCCTCGTGCAGCTCGCGCGGATGGCCTCGATCGCGATCGAGAACCGGCTGCTCGTGGATCTGCTGGAACGCGAGCGTCAGCGCGCCGAGGAGGCGAACAACGCCAAGGACGAGTTCCTGGCCATCGTGTCCCACGAACTCAGGACGCCGCTCAACGCGATCATGGGCTGGATCCGGATGCTGCACACCGGGATGCTCCCGCCGGAGAAGCGCACCCGCGCGCTGGAGGCGGTGGATCGCAACGCGCGGGCGCAAGCGCAGCTCGTCGAGGACCTGCTGGACGTGTCGCGGGTCATCTCCGGCAAGCTCCGGCTCGACGTGCGCTCGATGGATCTGCGGAGGGCGGTGGAGGGGGCGCTCGACGTGGTGCGGCCGTCGCTCGACGCGAAGAGCCTCCAGCTCTCGGTACACATCGACGACGAGGTTCCTGAGATCCAGGGGGATCCCGATCGGCTGCAGCAGGTGGTGTGGAACCTGCTGACGAACGCGGCGAAGTTCACGCCAGCGAGCGGCGCGATCCAGGTGCGGGTCTCGACCTGCCCGGAGGCGGTGATGCTGCAGGTGGTGGACTCCGGGCGCGGGATCGCCGCGGAGTTCTTGCCCCATGTGTTCGAGCGCTTCCGCCAGGCGGATGGGTCGGCAACGCGCGCGCATGGCGGCCTGGGGCTCGGTCTGTCGATCGTGCGGCACATCGTCGAGCTGCACGGGGGGACCATCCGCGCCGAGAGCGCCGGCGAGGGAGCCGGAGCGACGTTCACGGTGACCCTGCCATTGCGACGCCCCGAGGCGCCCTCATCACCCCTCGTGCGGTCGTCGGATCCGGCACCGCCGAACCTGCCGACCAGCGCGCTCATCGCCGGGCTGCATGTGCTGCTCGCCGAGGACGACGTCGACGCGCGGGAGATCATGCTGGCGGTGTTCACGCAGAACGGCGCCCGCGTGACCGCCGTGGCGACGGCGGCCGAGGCGCTGAGAGCGCTGGAAATCGAGCGCTACGATCTCTTGATGAGCGACATCGGGATGCCTGGCGCCGATGGCTATAGCCTGATGCGCCGGGTGCGCACCCTCGCGCCAGAGCGAGGTGGACGCACGCCAGCGGTGGCGCTCACGGCGTTTGCAGGGATCGACGACCGGCGACGTGCGCGCGCCGCCGGCTTCGACGCCTACCTCACGAAGCCCGTGGACACGCTGGAACTCGT